GGTATGGGTACATTGACTTCCCCAATCGAAAAAGGTATCGATGCACCTGACAATGCAGTTCTGTTGGATGCTGTACTTGCTGATTACACCGGTCAACCACGTATTATTCCAAATGCAATTGCCATTTTTGAACGTTATGCGGGTCCTGAATACAAACATCAAGAAATGGATCAAGCCAATGTAAGTGCTGAACGACGTGAACTTGTTGTGCGTTGGATCAGTACTGTTGGTAACTATGACTACATGTTTGACTGGGTATTTAACAGCAACGGTATTGTAGCAATTAATGCGGGTGCAACTGGTATTGAGGCTGTTAAGGGCGTTAAAGCACGTACGATGCATGATGCTACAGCGAAAGAAGATACGCGTTATGGTACGTTGATTGATCACAACATCGTGGGTACAACGCATCAGCACATCTATAACTTCCGTTTAGATATGGATATTGATGGTGAAGAAAATAGTTTCATCGAAATTGATCCAGTCATTGCGAAGAATACACGTAGTGGTCCGCGTACAAGTACCATGGAAGTAGAAGAGCGTACTGTTAAAACTGAACAAGATGCGGCACAAAAATTTGACCCATCAACAATACGTTTATTAAGCAATACAAATAAAGAAAACCGCATGGGTAATCCGGTTTCTTATCAGATTATTCCTTATGCAGGTGGTACACATCCGATAGCAAAAGGTGCGAATTTCTCGCCTGATGAATGGTTATTCAAACGTCTAAACTTCATGGATAAGCAAATTTGGGTGACAAAGCGTGATGCCAATGAGTTATTCCCTGAAGGCAAATACACAAATCGTTCAAAAGAAGATACGGGTCTTGGTCAATTTGTCGCAAACAATGACAATATTGAAAATAAAGATTTAGTTGTGTGGATGACGACAGGTACAACACACGTAGCGCGTGCTGAAGAGTGGCCAATTATGCCAACAGAGTGGGTTTACACCATGTTGAAACCTTGGAACTACTTCGACAGCACACCGACCTTACAAGCGGATGAGCTAAAACAAGACAAGAAATCAAAGTCTAAAAAATAATTTTTAGCGAAGAGGACTAACATAAGTTAGTCCTCTTTTTTTTATAAAAAAGAAGGAAAGTTATGAAAAAGAATATTTTTTCAATCGCTGTACTCACAGCAATGGGGTCTACAGCAGTTAATGCTCAAGCATTACCAGAACAACTCACTGTTAAACCTGTGATCGATTTAACTGCAGCTACCTTCTATAGCGATAAGAGCTATGATGGGATGACGACTGACAGTAAATCATGGCAGGAAGTCGTTGCTAAATATGGCGTAGAAGCTGAATATAAGCTTGATCAAGGTACACTTTACAGTAGCCTTATCGCAGTCAGTTCTGCAACTTTTGGCGATGGAGATGCTGCCGGTATTACTACAGGTGATGAGCGTAAAACGTCTTTGGAGCAGTGGAATTTAGGTTGGCGCAATGGTTCTGTTGAAGATGCTACAATTGATGCAAGTATAGGTCGTCAGAAAGTCCAAATCGCGGATGGCTTCTTGGTTGCTGGTGATGCACTTAACTTTGGTAAAGGCTATGGTGATGAGCTTGATCGTGGTGGTGCTTATTACTTAGCAGCACGTCAAAGCTTCGATATGACAGCGGTATTACATTATCAAATTAATGATGCATTAAAGACGCATTGGTACTATTTAGAATCAAGCAATAAAGCACAAAATGAAGCGAAACTGTGGTCAGCAGATTTTGAATATCAGTATGCGAACAGTGATTTTGGTTTAACTTATTTACAAATCACAGATGTAGCAGATAAAGAAACCCAACGTGATGATCTAAAAGATATTGCTGTTCGTGCAAAAAAACAAGTCAATGAACAACTTGCTTTGGCTGCTGAATATGTCCATCAAGATCAAAAGCAAGGCAATGAAAACGCTTGGTATGCATCTGCACAATATACATTTGATCAAGTGAAGTATCAGCCGACGTTAGGCTACCGTTTCTCATCATTCTCAGAACAATATGATGGCTTGTTCTATGGCAATACGGATGCAGGCTTCGGAACCTGGTTCCAAGGTGAGGTTGCTGCGAACTATTCAGGTCCTTACAGTACCAATGCACGTATTCATCAACTATCTTTACAGGGATCTGTACAAGAGAATTTACATCTAGGTGTGTTGGGCTACAAGTTTGATACCATTGATAAATCATCTGGGGAGAATCTTGATGGAGCAGAAGTAGATTTATTTGCAGTATGGTCACCGACACAAAATGTTAATGTCATTCCATTGATCGGTTTCTACAAACCGAAAAAAGATGTAAATAATGGTGGGGCTCAAATGGGTGACAAAGACACCAATACTTATGCTCAACTGATTCTTCAATATGTGTACTAAGATGGTATTTTATAGTTTTTAACTATATTTAATGTATAAAAAAGCACTGATTTTTCAGTGCTTTTTTATATTTAATCTTTAATGTTTTTCATACTCTTGAATGACTTCTAAGGCAGCACGAAAAGCTTCTTGAGTCGCTGGTGCACCGCAATATGGCAAGCTATGCAGTAGAACTTCCTGAATCTCTTCGACTGTTGCGCCATTATTTAAAGCGCCACGTACATGGCCTTTAAGCTCAGTCGGACTTTTTTGTGCTGTTAGAAAAGCGATCGTGATGAGGGAGCGATATTTACGTGGCAGTACACCTTCACGTTGCCATGTTGAACCCCAAGCATGCTCATTGATCCAATTTTGTAAAGGTTCAGTAAAAGGGACTGTATTATCCTGCGCGCGTTTTACAAAAGCTTCACCCATGACTTCTTTACGAACCTTTAGTCCATTTTCAAAATCTTGTTGAGACATCTTATTTACCCTCTGAATTTTATAAATATGGTGTCTCAGGTTGAGCCCACCATATTAATTATAAGTTTTATGCTTTTACTTCAATTGCAATTGCTGTCGCTTCACCACCACCGATACAAAGTG
This is a stretch of genomic DNA from Acinetobacter sp. NCu2D-2. It encodes these proteins:
- a CDS encoding carboxymuconolactone decarboxylase family protein, translated to MSQQDFENGLKVRKEVMGEAFVKRAQDNTVPFTEPLQNWINEHAWGSTWQREGVLPRKYRSLITIAFLTAQKSPTELKGHVRGALNNGATVEEIQEVLLHSLPYCGAPATQEAFRAALEVIQEYEKH